A single genomic interval of Deinococcus sedimenti harbors:
- a CDS encoding metal-dependent transcriptional regulator: MTGRSLSRSAEDYLKHLYMLGQSGKVNTQALAAALEVAPASVTGMLRKLTEQGLVSHAPYQGAQLTAEGERVALEVLRHHRLLELFLHRALGVPLDEVHEEAERLEHALSERLEARIAAWLGDPTHDPHGDPIPTLDGELPHQPQRRLSQLATGDTATVARVPDGDADQLRALVAAGLTPGAPLRLDAVDAALGTLTVWATDHTLTLSLGVAAQIHVQTP; the protein is encoded by the coding sequence ATGACCGGCCGTTCCCTGTCCCGCTCGGCGGAGGATTACCTGAAGCACCTGTACATGCTGGGACAGTCGGGGAAGGTGAACACCCAGGCGCTCGCGGCGGCGCTGGAGGTCGCGCCCGCCAGCGTGACCGGCATGCTCCGCAAACTGACCGAGCAGGGCCTCGTGTCGCACGCGCCGTATCAGGGCGCGCAACTGACCGCCGAGGGCGAGCGGGTGGCGCTGGAGGTCCTGCGGCACCACCGGCTGCTGGAACTGTTCCTGCACCGCGCGCTGGGCGTCCCGCTGGACGAGGTGCACGAGGAAGCCGAGCGCCTCGAGCACGCGCTGAGCGAGCGGCTGGAGGCGCGCATCGCGGCGTGGCTGGGTGACCCCACGCACGACCCGCACGGCGACCCGATCCCCACCCTGGACGGCGAGTTGCCGCACCAGCCGCAGCGGCGCCTGTCGCAGCTGGCGACCGGGGACACGGCGACCGTGGCGCGCGTCCCGGACGGGGACGCCGATCAGCTGCGGGCCCTGGTGGCCGCCGGACTCACGCCAGGCGCGCCGCTGCGGCTGGACGCCGTGGACGCCGCGCTGGGCACCCTGACCGTCTGGGCGACCGACCACACCCTGACGCTGTCCCTGGGTGTTGCGGCGCAGATCCACGTGCAGACCCCGTGA
- a CDS encoding RNA polymerase sigma factor, translating into MNDPHDTLSDLHLARLAARDERAFEALVRTHAPQVHRLAASLVGPGAADDVVQDVFIAAHKALGGFRGEASLSTWLHRITLNACHKALGARQTVTLEDTPEPHAPHNPVRAGEQAQVRDRLARALAQLPPDQREAVALRELSGLDYAEIAALTGAELGTVKSRINRGRAALRALLTRAGVTP; encoded by the coding sequence TTGAATGACCCACACGACACCCTGTCCGACCTGCACCTCGCGCGCCTGGCTGCGCGGGACGAGCGGGCCTTCGAGGCGCTCGTGAGAACGCACGCGCCACAGGTGCACCGCCTCGCCGCCAGCCTCGTGGGGCCCGGCGCGGCGGACGACGTCGTGCAGGACGTGTTCATCGCCGCGCACAAGGCCCTCGGGGGCTTCCGGGGCGAGGCGAGCCTGAGCACCTGGCTGCACCGCATCACCCTGAACGCCTGCCACAAGGCGCTCGGCGCGCGGCAGACCGTGACGCTGGAGGACACCCCGGAACCCCACGCGCCGCACAATCCGGTCCGCGCGGGCGAGCAGGCGCAGGTCCGCGACCGCCTGGCCCGTGCGCTGGCGCAGCTGCCGCCCGATCAGCGCGAGGCGGTCGCCCTGCGGGAACTGTCGGGCCTGGACTACGCCGAGATCGCCGCGCTGACCGGCGCGGAGCTCGGCACCGTGAAGAGCCGCATCAACCGGGGCCGCGCGGCCCTGCGCGCCCTGCTCACCCGCGCCGGAGTGACCCCATGA
- a CDS encoding sigma-E factor regulatory protein RseB domain-containing protein, with the protein MTRFLLLLTLTLGTAHAGDLEDVQAALKRARTQVARGQAEVTVLFPPRPDPTRTATQLPALTVRPALFAKNFNVTRGGTEQVAGRDAARFTLTPKVGDAARWTLWVDLQWNVPLAFEERGADGTLARRAALIRVQAGTARVTRPAPPAAPDGLRAALTRALPGLRLPPGFTPVGVQARGKGLEVALTDGLNVLALVVAPQDVKAAPGVASRRVGRLFVWLVGNLPQSTLQAALAGIRSATPDPLGTFSTPADSNP; encoded by the coding sequence GTGACACGCTTCCTGCTCCTGCTGACGCTGACCCTGGGTACCGCGCACGCGGGCGACCTGGAGGACGTCCAGGCCGCGCTGAAGAGGGCCCGCACCCAGGTGGCGCGCGGGCAGGCCGAGGTGACCGTGCTGTTCCCCCCACGCCCCGACCCCACTCGCACGGCCACGCAACTGCCCGCCCTGACGGTGCGGCCCGCGCTGTTCGCGAAGAACTTCAACGTGACCCGCGGCGGCACCGAGCAGGTCGCCGGGCGCGACGCGGCGCGCTTCACCCTGACCCCGAAGGTCGGCGACGCCGCCCGCTGGACGCTGTGGGTGGACCTGCAGTGGAACGTGCCGCTGGCCTTCGAGGAACGCGGCGCGGACGGCACCCTCGCGCGGCGCGCCGCGCTGATCCGCGTGCAGGCAGGGACTGCCCGTGTGACCCGCCCGGCCCCGCCCGCCGCGCCCGATGGCCTGCGCGCCGCGCTGACCCGCGCCCTGCCGGGCCTGCGACTCCCGCCGGGCTTCACGCCCGTCGGTGTGCAGGCGCGCGGCAAGGGGCTGGAGGTCGCCCTGACCGACGGTCTGAACGTCCTGGCGCTGGTCGTTGCGCCGCAGGACGTGAAGGCCGCGCCGGGCGTCGCGTCGCGCCGCGTGGGCAGGCTGTTCGTGTGGCTGGTCGGCAACCTGCCGCAGAGCACGCTCCAGGCCGCCCTGGCAGGCATCCGCAGCGCCACGCCGGACCCGCTGGGAACTTTTTCGACTCCCGCCGACTCCAATCCATAA